From a single Anaerolineaceae bacterium oral taxon 439 genomic region:
- a CDS encoding ribosome biogenesis GTPase Der, which produces MKRPVVALVGRPNVGKSTIFNRLTGTRDAIIDDVPGTTRDRLFGVGEWVGVEFDLIDTGGIDPEPGGQKKPLSIGSADFVAEIKQQALLAVEEADVVLFVVDAISGVTPSDREIAGILRKAQKTVGGIVRPPVLLVVNKVDSANIRENVHDFYELGMGDPYPISAIHGTETGDLLDAMIELFPDQVPEDDDDSVKIAIVGKPNVGKSSLLNRLVGEDRVIVSSIAGTTRDAIDTRIEFNGVPITLIDTAGIRRRGKIERGVEKYAVLRSMRSIEKADVALLVIDAIEGISVQDAHIAGYILEEWKSVVVVVNKWDAIEKDTYTMQKMTERIRRELNFMDYVPILFISAKTNQRVNQVLPTALQVQEERVARIPTSALNEIIHQAQDEHHATSKTGRSLSIYYATQVRSDPPTFMLYCNDPKLAHFTYTRYLMNRIRARFGFVGTPIRIVYKARR; this is translated from the coding sequence ATGAAGAGACCAGTTGTCGCCCTTGTGGGGCGGCCAAACGTTGGGAAAAGTACGATTTTCAACCGATTAACCGGAACGCGCGATGCGATTATTGACGACGTTCCCGGAACGACGCGGGATCGGCTTTTCGGCGTTGGCGAATGGGTTGGGGTCGAATTTGACCTGATCGACACCGGTGGGATCGATCCGGAGCCAGGCGGCCAGAAAAAGCCGCTTTCGATTGGGTCCGCCGATTTTGTCGCTGAAATAAAACAGCAGGCGCTCTTAGCCGTCGAAGAAGCCGACGTCGTTTTATTCGTCGTCGACGCGATTTCCGGCGTTACGCCGTCCGATCGGGAAATCGCCGGGATTCTGCGAAAGGCGCAAAAAACCGTCGGCGGAATCGTTCGTCCGCCTGTCCTGCTGGTCGTGAATAAGGTGGATTCTGCGAATATTCGTGAAAATGTGCATGATTTTTACGAACTGGGCATGGGCGATCCGTATCCGATTTCCGCGATTCACGGAACGGAGACGGGCGACCTGCTGGATGCGATGATAGAGTTATTTCCGGACCAGGTCCCGGAGGACGATGACGATTCCGTCAAGATCGCGATTGTCGGCAAGCCGAACGTCGGTAAATCAAGCCTGCTGAACCGGTTGGTCGGCGAAGATCGCGTGATCGTCAGCAGCATCGCCGGAACGACGCGCGATGCGATCGATACCAGGATCGAATTTAACGGCGTCCCGATTACGCTGATCGACACTGCCGGAATCCGGCGGCGCGGAAAAATCGAACGCGGCGTTGAAAAATACGCGGTCTTACGATCGATGCGCTCGATCGAGAAGGCTGACGTTGCGCTGTTGGTGATCGACGCGATCGAAGGCATCTCGGTTCAGGACGCGCATATCGCGGGATATATTCTCGAAGAATGGAAAAGCGTCGTCGTCGTCGTCAATAAATGGGACGCGATCGAAAAAGACACGTATACCATGCAGAAGATGACCGAAAGGATCCGCCGCGAATTGAATTTCATGGATTACGTGCCGATCCTGTTTATCTCGGCGAAAACGAATCAGCGCGTTAATCAGGTCCTCCCTACTGCGCTTCAGGTTCAGGAAGAACGCGTCGCGCGGATCCCGACTTCCGCGTTGAACGAAATTATTCATCAGGCGCAGGACGAACATCACGCGACTTCGAAAACCGGGCGCTCGCTTTCGATTTATTACGCGACGCAGGTGCGTTCGGATCCGCCGACGTTCATGCTGTACTGCAACGATCCAAAGCTGGCGCATTTTACTTATACACGCTACCTGATGAATCGGATCCGCGCTCGTTTCGGGTTCGTCGGAACGCCGATCCGGATCGTCTATAAAGCGCGGCGATAA
- a CDS encoding signal peptidase I has product MSKRKKTETKKKTTMENVIDWVVTIVMGLALYFAIDFCIGRVRVEGISMDTTFLEGQLLMVNKLNYRFNEPTRGDVVVFKSPVEPEKEYIKRLIGLPGDTIAIHENQLYINGGAVDEPYLHEAMTYDFEEWVVPEGMYFALGDNRNHSFDSHSWGGVPRANLVGNAFFRYWPLNRIGTIGYEIAVSPSE; this is encoded by the coding sequence ATGAGCAAACGTAAGAAAACCGAAACGAAGAAAAAAACTACTATGGAGAACGTTATCGATTGGGTCGTGACGATCGTTATGGGCCTTGCGCTGTACTTTGCGATTGATTTCTGTATTGGTCGGGTACGTGTTGAGGGAATCAGCATGGATACGACGTTTTTGGAAGGGCAGCTCCTGATGGTCAATAAGCTGAATTATCGTTTCAACGAGCCGACGCGCGGCGATGTCGTCGTTTTTAAATCGCCGGTTGAACCGGAAAAGGAATATATTAAACGGCTGATCGGGCTGCCCGGCGATACGATCGCGATTCATGAAAATCAGCTGTATATCAACGGCGGCGCCGTCGACGAACCGTATCTGCATGAAGCGATGACGTATGATTTTGAGGAATGGGTCGTTCCCGAGGGCATGTATTTCGCGCTTGGGGATAATCGGAACCATTCATTCGATTCGCATAGCTGGGGCGGCGTTCCGCGCGCGAACCTGGTTGGGAACGCGTTTTTCCGCTATTGGCCGTTGAACCGAATCGGGACGATCGGGTATGAGATCGCGGTATCGCCTTCGGAGTAA
- a CDS encoding BMP family ABC transporter substrate-binding protein encodes MKKMLIGVLVAVLVLGVAVFSVAAQDQIKICQVTDLGGVDDKSFNETAWNGIKMAESELGIKGIVLESKTDADYMVNIDQLVDDGCDLIVTVGFMLQEATATAATDNPDVKFSIIDSAVGMDNVVDQVFQTDEAAFLAGYVAAAMSKTGTVGTYGGMCIPTVTIFMDGFARGVAYYNEAKGTDVKVLGWDLEKQDGTCVDSFDDLDKGKQTTIAMMDQGADIIMPVAGPVGGGTIAAIEDRGTGMVIGVDSDWALTYPDSAKIILTSVVKKMDATTFDVVKSIVDGKFAGGKLVGTLENQGVGIAPFHEFDAEISDELKAELADIEAKIISGDIALNEAFVQ; translated from the coding sequence ATGAAAAAAATGCTCATTGGCGTATTGGTTGCAGTGTTGGTTCTCGGCGTTGCGGTTTTTTCGGTTGCGGCCCAGGACCAGATCAAAATTTGCCAGGTGACCGACCTGGGCGGCGTCGACGATAAGTCGTTTAACGAGACGGCGTGGAACGGGATTAAGATGGCCGAGTCGGAATTGGGGATCAAGGGGATTGTCCTCGAATCGAAAACCGACGCGGATTACATGGTCAACATCGATCAGTTAGTCGACGACGGCTGCGATCTGATCGTTACGGTCGGTTTCATGCTTCAGGAAGCGACGGCGACCGCCGCGACCGATAACCCGGACGTAAAATTCTCGATTATTGACTCTGCCGTTGGAATGGACAACGTTGTCGATCAGGTTTTCCAGACGGACGAAGCCGCGTTTCTGGCCGGGTACGTCGCCGCGGCGATGTCGAAGACGGGAACCGTCGGGACCTACGGCGGTATGTGCATCCCGACCGTTACGATTTTCATGGACGGGTTCGCCCGCGGCGTCGCCTACTATAACGAAGCTAAGGGAACGGACGTTAAGGTTCTCGGATGGGACCTGGAAAAACAGGATGGAACCTGCGTCGATTCGTTTGACGACCTCGACAAGGGTAAACAGACGACAATCGCGATGATGGACCAGGGCGCGGATATTATCATGCCGGTTGCCGGTCCGGTTGGCGGCGGTACGATCGCGGCGATTGAAGATCGCGGGACCGGTATGGTTATCGGCGTCGATTCTGACTGGGCGCTGACCTATCCTGACAGCGCGAAGATCATCCTGACGTCGGTTGTTAAGAAAATGGACGCGACGACGTTCGACGTTGTCAAGTCGATTGTCGACGGTAAGTTCGCCGGCGGTAAACTCGTCGGTACGCTCGAAAATCAGGGTGTTGGAATCGCCCCGTTCCATGAATTTGACGCGGAAATCTCCGACGAGCTCAAGGCCGAACTCGCCGATATTGAAGCGAAAATTATTTCCGGCGATATTGCGCTGAACGAAGCGTTCGTTCAATAA
- a CDS encoding heme ABC transporter ATP-binding protein, with translation MRSRKMPPVLELKGITKRFPGVLANDHIDLRLEKGEILALLGENGAGKSTLMNILYGLYQPDEGGFKINGQSIQIHGSMDAIRAGIGMVHQHFMLIPVFTVTENVMLGEESVRMAGVLDRQSAAKRITEIADTYGLSLDPNAFVKDLPVGIQQRVEIVKLLYRNANILIFDEPTAVLTPQEADDLFRVMKSLTDQGKSIIFITHKLREVLEYSDRIMVIRRGKVVGEALPKESDQASLASMMVGRSVNIESDKAPCKPGEPVLRVNDLYVSDNTRTVTVHGISFEIRAGEILGVAGVQGNGQTELEEAVTGMRDPDAGTIEFLGRPYARLQPRKFVEMGGAHVPEDRQRDGLILGFSVEDNLMLCTYYRPPFSVNGIFDRGEISENALELIERFDVRPPHPLNAVGNLSGGNQQKVIVARELSRGNKLIVASQPTRGLDIGSIEYIHAQLVRQRDEGCAVLLISSELDEIMSLADRVLVMYKGQAMTLVDRDKTTKEKIGLYMAGVMDPSEKADSHEVES, from the coding sequence ATGAGGAGTAGAAAAATGCCTCCGGTATTGGAATTAAAAGGGATTACCAAGCGGTTTCCCGGCGTCCTGGCCAACGATCATATCGATCTGCGCCTGGAAAAAGGAGAAATTCTGGCGCTTCTGGGCGAGAACGGCGCTGGAAAATCGACGTTGATGAATATTCTGTATGGGCTGTATCAGCCGGACGAAGGCGGTTTCAAGATCAATGGCCAATCGATCCAGATTCACGGGTCGATGGACGCGATTCGCGCTGGAATCGGCATGGTTCATCAGCATTTCATGTTGATTCCCGTGTTCACAGTGACGGAGAACGTCATGCTGGGCGAGGAATCGGTTCGCATGGCGGGAGTTCTCGACCGTCAGTCCGCTGCCAAACGGATTACCGAAATCGCGGATACGTATGGGCTGAGCCTGGATCCGAACGCGTTCGTCAAAGACCTCCCGGTCGGAATCCAGCAGCGCGTCGAAATCGTCAAGCTTCTTTATCGCAACGCGAATATCCTGATTTTCGACGAGCCGACCGCGGTTCTCACGCCGCAGGAGGCTGACGACCTGTTCCGCGTCATGAAGTCGCTGACCGATCAGGGTAAATCGATTATTTTTATTACGCATAAGCTTCGGGAAGTTCTCGAATACTCTGACAGGATTATGGTCATCCGGCGCGGTAAAGTCGTCGGCGAGGCGCTCCCGAAGGAATCGGATCAGGCGTCCCTGGCGTCGATGATGGTCGGGCGATCGGTGAATATTGAAAGCGATAAAGCCCCCTGCAAGCCGGGCGAGCCGGTTCTTCGTGTCAACGATCTTTACGTCAGCGACAATACGCGGACGGTTACCGTTCATGGGATTTCGTTCGAAATTCGCGCCGGCGAGATTTTAGGCGTCGCCGGCGTTCAGGGCAACGGACAGACCGAGTTGGAGGAAGCGGTAACGGGAATGCGCGATCCCGACGCGGGGACGATCGAATTCCTGGGGCGTCCATACGCGAGGCTTCAGCCGCGGAAATTTGTCGAAATGGGCGGAGCGCATGTTCCAGAGGACCGACAGCGCGACGGCCTGATCCTGGGGTTCTCGGTTGAAGACAATCTGATGCTTTGTACGTATTATAGGCCGCCGTTCTCAGTTAACGGAATTTTCGATCGCGGGGAAATTTCCGAGAACGCGCTGGAGCTGATCGAGCGGTTCGACGTCCGCCCGCCGCATCCGCTTAACGCGGTCGGGAATCTTTCCGGCGGCAACCAGCAGAAGGTCATCGTCGCGCGCGAGTTATCGCGTGGAAATAAGCTGATCGTCGCGTCGCAGCCGACGCGCGGCCTCGACATCGGTTCGATTGAATATATTCATGCGCAGCTCGTCCGGCAGCGCGACGAGGGCTGCGCCGTGCTGCTGATTTCGTCCGAGCTGGACGAGATTATGTCGTTGGCGGACCGCGTTCTTGTCATGTACAAGGGGCAGGCGATGACGCTGGTAGATCGCGACAAGACGACGAAAGAGAAGATCGGGTTATACATGGCGGGCGTCATGGACCCGTCCGAGAAGGCAGATTCCCACGAGGTCGAATCATGA
- a CDS encoding ABC transporter permease — protein sequence MSQRAASVVESSIHAHSRSVRDRIIGALLVFFAAVIYFAFTTASTPSTISTFIMAPGGATRGVMDDLALPSRAILIGITVVLALLGLWLLTFGSKGRSNAFLVAGGVGLILAFLVYVSFDKRLNFASLFNSALTMSVPIALGALSGILSERSGITNIAVEGYMLISAMVGSIVGSVTKNIWLGVLAAMLSSGLLSGVHAWLSIHYKVNQVISGTVINIFSLGLTSYISSMYLQNIQALNKTPRFPTVSIPLLADIPFFGPVLFSNSLLVFGMLLLVLAFNFLLFKTRWGLRLRAVGEHPKAADTLGVNVFKTRYMAVILSGLIAGIGGAYFSLGSVGRFDEGMTAGKGFISLAAMIFGGWNPIPSFLAGVLFGFADALASAVSILGSPIPGQFINMLPYVITMVVLGGVVGKGATGPAAAGVPYEKE from the coding sequence ATGAGTCAGCGCGCTGCTTCTGTGGTTGAAAGTTCTATTCATGCGCATTCGCGGTCTGTCCGCGACCGGATTATCGGAGCGTTGCTTGTATTTTTCGCGGCGGTGATCTATTTTGCGTTTACAACGGCTTCGACCCCGTCGACAATCTCAACGTTTATCATGGCCCCTGGCGGGGCTACGCGTGGGGTCATGGATGATTTGGCGCTTCCTTCCCGCGCGATCCTGATCGGGATTACCGTCGTTTTGGCGCTTTTGGGTCTCTGGCTCCTGACGTTCGGGTCAAAAGGGCGATCGAACGCATTTCTCGTCGCTGGCGGCGTCGGGTTGATTCTGGCGTTTCTGGTTTACGTTTCGTTCGATAAGCGGCTGAATTTCGCGAGCCTGTTTAACTCAGCGTTGACGATGTCGGTTCCGATCGCGCTCGGCGCGCTCTCCGGGATCCTTTCGGAGCGCTCCGGGATCACGAATATCGCCGTCGAAGGGTACATGCTGATTTCGGCGATGGTTGGGTCGATCGTCGGGTCGGTAACGAAGAATATCTGGCTTGGCGTGCTGGCTGCGATGCTGTCGAGCGGGCTGCTCTCCGGCGTTCATGCCTGGTTATCGATTCACTACAAGGTCAACCAGGTCATCTCCGGTACCGTTATTAATATTTTTTCTCTGGGATTGACCTCGTATATCTCGTCCATGTACTTGCAGAATATTCAGGCGCTGAATAAAACGCCGCGCTTTCCGACCGTCTCGATCCCGCTCCTGGCCGATATTCCGTTTTTCGGCCCGGTTCTCTTCAGCAACAGCCTTCTCGTGTTTGGGATGCTCCTGCTGGTACTGGCGTTTAACTTCCTGCTGTTTAAGACGCGCTGGGGACTTCGCCTCCGCGCAGTGGGGGAACATCCGAAAGCCGCGGATACGCTCGGCGTCAACGTTTTCAAAACGCGTTACATGGCGGTTATTTTATCCGGTTTGATCGCGGGCATTGGCGGCGCTTACTTCTCGCTGGGTTCGGTCGGCCGCTTCGACGAAGGGATGACCGCTGGGAAAGGGTTTATTTCTCTGGCGGCGATGATTTTCGGCGGATGGAACCCGATTCCGTCGTTCCTCGCCGGCGTTCTTTTCGGGTTTGCTGACGCGCTGGCGTCGGCCGTCTCGATTCTTGGCTCGCCGATTCCAGGGCAGTTTATTAACATGCTGCCTTACGTGATTACGATGGTCGTTCTGGGCGGCGTCGTTGGGAAGGGCGCGACCGGGCCGGCGGCGGCGGGCGTCCCATACGAAAAAGAATAG
- a CDS encoding chaperonin GroL, giving the protein MAKKLLFGEDARNKLKIGIDAVANAVSTTLGPKGRNVAIEQKFGSPTITHDGVTVAKEVELPDPFENMGAQLLKEASAKTNDIAGDGTTTSTVLAHAIVTEGLKTLAAGANPMMLKRGIEVAAKIVAEDIRDQAIEVTTKTDIANVATISAQDEHIGNLIADVMDKVGKDGVITVEESKGLEFETEYVEGMKFDRGYISSYFMTDTDKMESVISDPYILIHDKKISAAQDLVPILEKLVQTGKRDVVIIAEDIDGEALATLVLNKLRGMLNVLAIKAPGFGDRRKAMLQDIAILTAAQVISEETGRKLDSVQISDLGRCEKVISDKENTTIVGGRGDANEIKARVDQIRAEIDKTTSDYDREKLQERLAKLSGGVAIIRVGAATEVELKEKKHRVEDALSATRAAVEEGIVPGGGVALVNAMSKIADLKDRNEDIQTGINIVRKALDCPMKKIAENAGRDGSVIASNIRAQQKSKKSKQIGYDVLKDSYIDMVDGGIIDPAKVTRGALENAASIAAMILTTEALVTEIPEPAKPAAPQMPEY; this is encoded by the coding sequence ATGGCAAAAAAATTATTATTCGGTGAAGACGCTCGAAATAAACTTAAGATCGGTATCGACGCAGTCGCGAACGCGGTTTCGACGACGCTGGGTCCGAAAGGCCGGAACGTCGCGATCGAGCAGAAATTCGGTTCTCCGACGATTACCCACGACGGCGTGACCGTCGCGAAGGAAGTTGAATTACCCGATCCGTTCGAAAATATGGGCGCTCAGCTGCTGAAAGAAGCTTCCGCGAAAACGAACGACATCGCCGGCGACGGAACGACGACCTCGACCGTCCTGGCGCACGCAATCGTTACAGAAGGGCTGAAAACCTTAGCCGCCGGCGCGAATCCGATGATGCTCAAGCGCGGGATCGAAGTCGCCGCGAAGATCGTCGCCGAAGATATCCGCGATCAGGCGATCGAAGTCACGACCAAGACCGATATTGCCAACGTTGCCACGATCTCGGCGCAGGACGAACATATCGGGAACCTGATCGCCGACGTCATGGACAAAGTCGGGAAAGACGGCGTGATCACCGTCGAAGAATCCAAGGGGCTTGAATTCGAAACCGAGTACGTCGAAGGAATGAAATTCGATCGCGGGTATATCAGCTCGTATTTCATGACCGACACCGACAAGATGGAATCCGTTATCAGCGATCCGTATATCCTGATTCATGATAAGAAGATCTCGGCCGCGCAGGATCTCGTCCCGATCCTCGAAAAGCTCGTCCAGACCGGGAAACGCGACGTCGTTATTATCGCCGAAGATATCGACGGCGAAGCGCTCGCGACCCTCGTCCTCAACAAACTTCGCGGCATGCTCAACGTCCTCGCGATCAAGGCGCCGGGCTTCGGCGATCGGCGGAAGGCGATGCTCCAGGATATCGCGATCCTGACCGCCGCTCAGGTCATCAGCGAAGAAACCGGGCGAAAGCTCGATTCCGTCCAGATTTCCGACCTTGGCCGCTGCGAAAAGGTCATTTCCGATAAAGAAAATACGACGATCGTCGGCGGTCGCGGCGACGCGAACGAAATTAAGGCCCGCGTCGACCAGATCCGAGCCGAAATCGATAAGACGACGAGCGATTACGATCGCGAAAAGCTTCAGGAACGCTTAGCGAAACTCTCCGGCGGCGTCGCGATTATCCGCGTCGGCGCGGCGACGGAAGTCGAGCTCAAAGAAAAGAAACATCGCGTCGAAGACGCTCTCTCGGCGACGCGCGCCGCGGTTGAAGAAGGGATCGTCCCGGGCGGCGGCGTTGCGCTCGTCAACGCCATGAGCAAGATCGCCGACCTCAAGGACCGCAACGAAGATATCCAGACCGGGATCAATATCGTCCGCAAAGCGCTGGATTGCCCGATGAAGAAAATCGCGGAGAACGCCGGACGCGACGGCTCCGTTATCGCCAGCAACATCCGCGCGCAGCAGAAGTCGAAGAAATCGAAGCAGATCGGCTACGACGTCCTCAAAGACAGCTATATCGACATGGTTGACGGCGGTATTATCGACCCGGCGAAGGTCACGCGCGGCGCGCTCGAAAACGCCGCCTCGATCGCCGCGATGATCCTGACGACCGAAGCTCTGGTCACCGAAATTCCGGAACCGGCGAAACCTGCCGCTCCGCAGATGCCCGAATATTAA
- a CDS encoding co-chaperone GroES — MNLKPLGNRLVVEPIEEQDITAGGIVLPETAKEKPQKATVLAVGEGERNDKGERVTPDVHVNDVVLFAKYSGTEIKMDGKKYLILRESDVLAIVQ, encoded by the coding sequence ATGAACTTAAAACCGTTGGGAAATCGTTTGGTTGTTGAACCGATCGAAGAACAGGATATCACCGCCGGGGGGATCGTATTACCGGAAACCGCGAAAGAAAAGCCCCAGAAAGCGACCGTTCTCGCCGTTGGCGAAGGCGAACGCAACGATAAAGGCGAACGCGTCACTCCGGACGTTCATGTCAACGACGTCGTTCTTTTCGCGAAATATTCCGGAACCGAGATCAAGATGGACGGAAAGAAATATCTTATCCTGCGCGAATCCGACGTTCTCGCGATCGTTCAATAA
- a CDS encoding tRNA (guanosine(37)-N1)-methyltransferase TrmD, translating to MKFDIFTLIPEAFPAYLSSSILARAIENGIISVDVHNIRDWATDKHHITDEPPYGGGGGMVMKVEPVFDAVESVLGTPPDCPVVLLTPQGRVFDQQAARQFARLPRLAMICGRYEGFDERIRTHLATDEISIGDFVLTGGELPALAILDAVSRNLSGVLGDPDGAFDDSHAQFLLEYPHYTRPAVYRGWEVPDVLLSGNHAKIAAWRREESLRRTRARRPELLERAELSEADRKFLRELTDD from the coding sequence ATGAAGTTCGATATCTTTACGCTTATTCCGGAAGCTTTTCCGGCTTACCTTTCTTCGAGTATCCTGGCCAGGGCGATCGAGAATGGGATTATTTCCGTCGACGTTCATAATATCCGCGATTGGGCGACAGATAAGCATCATATTACGGACGAACCGCCGTACGGCGGCGGGGGCGGGATGGTCATGAAAGTCGAGCCGGTTTTCGACGCGGTCGAATCGGTTCTGGGGACGCCTCCCGATTGCCCGGTTGTCCTGCTGACGCCGCAGGGGCGCGTTTTCGATCAGCAGGCCGCGCGTCAGTTCGCGCGGCTACCGCGTCTGGCGATGATCTGCGGCCGATATGAGGGGTTCGACGAACGGATCCGGACGCACCTCGCGACGGACGAAATTTCGATCGGCGATTTTGTCCTGACCGGCGGCGAGCTTCCCGCGCTGGCGATTCTCGACGCGGTCAGCCGCAACCTTTCCGGCGTCTTAGGCGACCCGGACGGCGCGTTCGACGATTCGCATGCGCAGTTCCTTCTTGAATACCCTCACTATACCCGTCCGGCGGTTTACCGCGGATGGGAGGTCCCGGATGTGCTGCTGAGCGGGAACCATGCGAAAATCGCGGCGTGGCGTCGCGAGGAATCGCTCCGGCGGACGCGCGCGCGCCGTCCGGAGCTGCTGGAGCGAGCGGAGCTCAGCGAAGCGGACCGGAAGTTCCTCCGTGAATTAACCGACGACTGA
- a CDS encoding tRNA guanosine(34) transglycosylase Tgt, protein MTKKNFEFDLIGRDGNARAGVFYTPHGPIETPVFAPVGTQATVKSLTASQLEAENISFILNNTYHLYLRPGDELIASLGGVHGFMNWKGPILTDSGGFQVFSLNELRKIDEQGVTFRSHLDGSTHRFTPEKSIAIQENLGSDIIMAFDECAPPLDYDYNVAAMNRTHRWLERCLKAKKRPDQALFGIIQGGVFADLRERSAAFVSEMNTPGIAIGGLSVGETKAQMIATLDALTPILPEARPRYLMGVGSPEDLVQGIRRGVDIFDCVLPTRLARHGAAMTRRGQMNLVNRQYRDDPRPLVEGCQCYACRNHSRAYIHHLFRCRENLSGTLLSIHNIHTLITIVRDARKAILAGTYDQFADAFLANYPLKP, encoded by the coding sequence ATGACGAAGAAAAATTTTGAATTCGACCTGATCGGACGGGATGGGAACGCCCGCGCCGGCGTCTTTTACACGCCGCACGGACCGATCGAGACGCCGGTCTTCGCGCCCGTCGGAACCCAGGCGACGGTAAAATCGCTGACCGCCAGCCAGCTCGAAGCCGAAAACATCTCATTCATCCTGAACAACACGTATCATCTCTATCTCCGCCCCGGCGACGAACTCATCGCTTCGCTCGGCGGCGTCCATGGCTTCATGAACTGGAAAGGGCCGATCCTGACCGACTCCGGCGGGTTTCAGGTCTTCTCGCTGAACGAGCTGAGGAAAATCGACGAACAGGGGGTCACCTTCCGGTCGCATCTCGACGGTTCGACCCATCGCTTCACCCCGGAAAAATCGATCGCGATCCAGGAGAATCTCGGTTCGGATATTATCATGGCGTTTGACGAATGCGCCCCGCCGCTCGACTACGACTATAACGTCGCCGCGATGAACCGGACGCACCGCTGGCTGGAACGCTGCCTGAAAGCGAAAAAACGCCCGGATCAGGCGCTCTTCGGGATCATCCAGGGAGGCGTTTTCGCAGACCTGCGCGAACGGTCGGCGGCGTTCGTTTCTGAAATGAATACGCCCGGGATCGCGATCGGCGGACTTTCCGTCGGCGAAACCAAGGCGCAAATGATCGCGACGTTGGACGCGCTGACGCCGATCCTTCCCGAAGCCAGGCCGCGCTACCTGATGGGCGTCGGTTCGCCGGAAGACCTCGTTCAGGGAATCCGCCGCGGCGTCGATATCTTTGACTGCGTGCTGCCGACGCGCCTCGCCCGCCATGGCGCGGCGATGACCCGCCGGGGACAGATGAACCTCGTCAATCGCCAGTACCGCGACGACCCGCGGCCGCTCGTCGAAGGCTGCCAGTGCTACGCCTGCCGGAACCATAGCCGCGCGTATATTCATCACCTGTTCCGCTGCAGGGAAAACCTGTCGGGGACGCTCCTCTCGATTCATAATATCCATACGCTGATCACGATCGTTCGCGACGCGCGAAAAGCGATCCTCGCCGGGACCTACGATCAATTCGCAGATGCGTTTTTAGCGAACTACCCGTTGAAACCGTAA
- a CDS encoding GNAT family N-acetyltransferase — protein MIKLQGLSDDELGLISRQIANVFYDYPYPAESRGLCAFLPEWDRMLTYIDGIVRAGYRSGLLYTTSEKREGYLMMTCSKGDSVRFLDGIRMILAMKKALGGWKELIRFIRAFLRNGGTFELRMRKAKRDFIKVDLLAVRAEYQKQGFMKRMLEFAFGLAAERGVPVILETDDRDKCERYMHYGMKVDRSREVAAGVQVYDLIWEGNR, from the coding sequence ATGATTAAACTGCAAGGCTTGTCGGACGATGAGCTCGGATTGATTTCGCGTCAGATCGCGAATGTCTTTTATGATTATCCATATCCGGCGGAAAGCCGGGGCTTGTGCGCGTTCCTGCCAGAGTGGGACCGGATGCTGACGTATATTGACGGGATCGTCCGGGCGGGGTATCGCAGCGGGCTGTTGTATACGACGAGCGAGAAGCGGGAAGGATACCTGATGATGACCTGCTCGAAAGGCGATTCGGTCCGCTTTCTGGACGGGATCAGGATGATCCTGGCGATGAAGAAAGCATTGGGCGGGTGGAAGGAGCTGATCCGGTTTATCCGGGCTTTTTTAAGAAATGGAGGGACGTTTGAACTCCGGATGCGGAAGGCTAAACGTGATTTCATCAAGGTCGATTTACTGGCCGTTCGAGCTGAATACCAGAAGCAGGGTTTTATGAAGCGGATGCTGGAATTCGCTTTCGGACTGGCGGCGGAGCGGGGCGTTCCTGTCATTCTGGAGACCGACGATCGGGATAAATGCGAACGGTACATGCATTATGGGATGAAGGTCGATAGGAGCCGGGAAGTCGCCGCAGGTGTGCAGGTGTATGATCTGATCTGGGAGGGAAATCGTTAA